The nucleotide sequence GGCTGTGGACCATCGAAATGTCGCCGGGGGTGGCCCGCCCGCTGGTGTTCATGGGAGTGGCGGGGGTGTTCATCAACACCATCCTGATGGTGCTGAACCTGGTGCCGATACCACCGCTGGACGGTGGGCGCGTGGCCATGAGCCTGTTGCCGGGCCCCTGGGCCTGGAAGCTGTCCCGGCTCGAGCCCTACGGCATCCTTGTCGTCCTCCTGCTGCTGGTGTCGGGAGTGCTCGGCATCGTGATATGGCCCGTCATCTCCGCGCTGCAGATGGGGCTGGGGGTCATCTCCGGCCTGCCCGCGGGGGACTTCTTCCGCCTCCTGTCCGCCCTTGTCAACTGAATTTGGAGATCCTGGCTTGGAAACCGTCGTGACCAACGTACCCACCCAGCACCAGCGCGTGCTCTCGGGCATGCGCCCCACCGGACGGCTGCACCTCGGCCACTACCATGGTGTGCTCAAGAACTGGGTCAAGCTCCAGCACGAGTTCGACTGCTTCCTCTTCGTGGCCGACTGGCATGCGCTGACCACCCACTACGAGGAGCCGGAGGTCATCGAGAAGAACGTCTGGGACATGGTCATCGACTGGCTGGCGGCGGGCATCAACCCCGGCTCGGCGAGGATCTTCATCCAGTCCCGGATACCCGAGCACGCCGAGCTGCATCTCCTGCTCTCCATGATCACGCCGCTGGGCTGGCTGGAACGGGTTCCCACCTACAAGGACCAGCAGGAGAAGCTCAAGGATCGGGACCTGGCCACCTACGGCTTTCTCGGCTACCCGGTGCTCATGAGCTCCGACATCCTCATGTACAAGGCCGGTCTGGTGCCGGTGGGCGAGGACCAGATCTCCCATCTCGAGGTGACCCGCGAACTGGCCCGCCGCTTCAACCATCTCTACGGCCGCGAGCCCGGCTTCGAGGAGAAGGCCGAGGCGGCCAGCGCCAAGATGGGCAAGAAGAACGCCAAGCTCTACCGCGAGCTGCGCCGACGCTACCAGGAGCAGGGCGACCAGGAGGCGCTGGAACGCGCCCACGCCCTGCTGGAGAGCCAGCAGAACATCACCCTGGGCGACCGGGAGCGGCTGTTCGGCTACCTCGAGGGGGGCGGGCGCATCATCCTGCCCGAGCCCCAGCCGCTGCTCACCAGGGCCTCCAAGATGCCGGGCCTGGACGGGCAGAAGATGTCCAAGTCCTACGGCAACACCATCGCCCTGCGCGAGGACCCGCAGGCGGTGGAGCAGAAGCTGCGCACCATGCCCACCGACCCGGCGCGGGTACGGCGCACCGATCCCGGCGACCCGGACAAGTGCCCGGTGTGGCAGTTCCACGAGATCTACACCGACGACGCCACCCGTGCCTGGGTGCGCGAGGGCTGCACCACCGCCGGTATCGGCTGCCTGGACTGCAAGCGGCCCGTCATCGACGCGGTGCTCGCCGAGCAGGCGCCCATCGCCGAGCGGGCGCGCGAGTTCGAGGCCGATCCCAAGCTGGTCCGCAACCTGGTGGCCGAGGGTTGCGAGGCGGCCCGCGACGTGGCCCGCGCCACCATCGAGGAGGTCCGGGCCGCCATGGGGCTGGCTTATCGATAGAAAAAGCGCGATCTATCCGCAGATTACGCAGATTACGCAGAAACAACATTAAGTCTGGAGTCGTGTCTTCTCATCCCGAGGCGATCAGTTGCGGAACGCGCTGGTTCCCGGTACGGCGGTCGCTCAGGGATGGAGTATGTGGCTGCGGGCCGGCCCCATACTCCGGGTCAATCGGTGTAATCCGTGTAATCTGTGGATAATCAAAGCATCAAGTCTTCTTTCGTGTCCTTCGTGTTGTTCGTGGTTCAATAGGACCTTTACAGGACCTTCGGGGTGGGTAAGCCATGAGCGAGGTGCCGGGTCAGCAGGCGCAGCAGGAGGAGATGCCCTTCGCCATCGTGCAGGGGACGCCCGTGATCAAGCTGCCCCAGGACCTCTACATCCCCCCGGATGCGCTGGAAGTGTTCCTGGAGGCCTTCGAGGGCCCCCTGGATCTGCTGCTCTACCTCATCAAGCGGCAGAACCTGGACATCCTCAACATACCCATCGCCGCGGTCACCCACCAGTACCTGCAGTACGTGGAGCTGATGCAGGGAATGCGCCTGGAGCTGGCGGCGGAGTACCTGGTGATGGCGGCCGTGCTGGCGGAGATCAAGTCGCGCATGCTCCTCCCGCGCCCGGCGGAGAGCGAGGAGGAGGGCGAGGATCCCCGCGCCGAGCTGGTGCGCCGGCTGCAGGAGTACGAGCGCTACAAGAAGGCGGGGGAGGACATCGACGAGATGCCGCGGCTGGGCCGCGACACCTGGACCGTGGTGGCCGAGCCGCCGGTCTACGAGTCGGCGCGGCGGCACCCCGATGTGGACATGCGCGAGCTGCTGCTCGCGTTCCGGGAGGTGCTCCACCGTGCCGAGATGTTCACCAGCCACCACATCCAGCGCGAGGCCCTGTCCGTGCGCGAGCGGATGTCGATCGTGCTGGAGCGGCTGAACAGCGACCAGTTCGCCGATTTCTCCTCCCTGTTCACCCTCGAGGAGGGACGAATGGGGGTGGTGGTCACCTTCCTGGCCATTCTCGAGCTCATCAAGGAGTCGCTCATCGAGATGATTCAGACCGATGCCTTCGGACCCATTCATGTGAAGGTGGTGGGGGCGCGCTCATGACCGGAGACCAGCTCAAGCCGATCCTGGAGGCGGCGCTGCTCGCCGCGGATCGTCCCCTCAGCCTGGATCACCTGCTGGCCCTGTTCGACGAGGCGGAACAGCCGGAGCGCAAGCTGCTGCGCGAGGTGCTGGATGCGCTGGCCGCGGATTGCGCGGGCCGCGGCGTCGAGCTCAGGGAGGTGGCCAGCGGTTGGCGCTACCAGGTGCGGCGCGACTACGCGCCGTGGGTCACGCGGCTGTGGGAGGATCGCCCGCCGCGCTACTCCCGGGCCCTGCTCGAGACCCTGGCGCTCATCGCCTATCGCCAGCCCATCACCCGCGCCGAGATCGAGGAGATCCGCGGCGTGAGCGTCAGTTCCAATATCGTCAAGACCCTGCTGGAGCGCGAATGGGTCCGGGTGGTCGGTCACCGGGATGTTCCCGGCCGGCCGGCCATGTATGCCACCACCCGCCAGTTCCTCGACTACTTCAACCTCAAGAGTCTCGAGGAGCTGCCGCCCCTGGCGGCGATCCGGGATCTCGATGTGATCAGCGCGGAGCTCGAGCTGCCGTTGTCCGGCGAGCCGCCGATGGCAGCCGGGGCCGACGACCTCGGGGACGAGGAGGAGGCGCCGCGCCGGGAGGAGCCGGAGGGCGGTGGGGAGGTCTGGGCGTCCGTCGCGCCCCCGGAGCCGGGAAGGGAGGGGGCGGAGGCAGCGGAGACGCCGGGTGGGGATGAAGGGGAAGCCACCGGCGTTGAGGAGGACTCTACCGCGGAAGTGTTCGAGCCGGCCGGGACGGACGAGCCGGGCGGCGGGGATGAGCAGGATCCGGTGGAAGACCAGGGCTTCCCGCGGCGGGGTGAGGCATGAGCGAGAAGCTGCAGAAGGTCCTGGCGCGGGCCGGATTCGGATCCCGGCGCCAGATGGAGACCTGGATCGAGGCCGGCCGGGTCACGGTCGACGGCAGCCCGGCCCGGTTGGGTGACCGGGTGGGGGACGAGGCCGACATACGGGTGGACGGTCAACCGGTATCGCTCCGGCAGCGGCAGGAGGACCGGACCCGGGTGCTCATCTACCACAAGCCCGAAGGCGAGGTCTGCAGCCGTTCCGACCCGGATGGCCGGCCCACGGTTTTTGATCGCCTCCCCCGGCTGGGCATCGGGCGCTGGATCAGCGTCGGGCGGCTGGACGTCAATACCAGCGGCCTGCTGCTGTTGACCAACGACGGGACGCTGGCCAACCGCATGATGCACCCCTCCACCGGGCTCGAGCGCGAGTACGCGGTGCGGGTGCTCGGCCTGCCGGGCCCGGAGGCGCTGCAGCAACTGGTGCAGGGGGTGGAGCTGGAGGACGGCAGCGCCCGTTTCGAACGCCTCATGGAGGCCGGCGGCAGCGGCGCCAACCGCTGGTACCACGTGGTTCTGACCGAGGGGCGCAAGCGCGAGGTCAGGCGCCTCTGGGAGGCGGTGGGTGCGACCGTCAGCCGTCTCATCCGCGTGCGTTACGGCGCCTTGAAACTGCCGCCGCGCCTGCGCCCCGGGCGTTGGGAGGAGCTGGACGCCCCGGCGGTGGCCGCCCTGCGGGCCCAGATCGGCATGGCCGCGGAAGCACCGGCCGCGCCGCCCCGCACCCCCAGGCGCCGCACCGGTCCCGCCCGCGGGCAGCATGTGCGGCGGCGCTGAACCCGGGGCCGGACCCGTTCCACCCGGAGCGTCCCCATCCACCGCACCCACCCTGGGGGAGCTGTACGACCGGCTCCTGGCCGCCTACGGTCCGCAGCACTGGTGGCCGGGAGACGGTCCCTTCGAGGTGCTGGTGGGCGCGGTGCTCACCCAGAACACGGCGTGGCGCAACGTGGAGCGGGCCCTGGAGGGCCTGCGCGCCGCCGGGGCCCTGAACCCCGGGGCCATCGCGGCGGCGTCGCCGGATCGGCTGGCGGCCTGGATTCGATCGGCGGGCACCCACAACGTCAAGGCCGCCCGCCTGCAGGGACTCTGCCGCTGGTTTCTCGACTCGGGCGGCTTCACGGCGCTCGCCCGGTTGCCCCTCCCGCAGCTGCGGGAGGCGCTGCTCTCGGTCAGGGGGGTGGGTCCGGAAACCGCCGACGACATCCTGCTCTACGCCTTCGGTCAGCCGGTATTCGTCATCGACGCCTATACCCGGCGGATCCTGGGTCGGCTGGGGCTGGCGCGGGGCGACGAGGGATACGAGCCGCTGAGGCGGTCGATGGAGTCCGGCCTGCCCGCGGATCCCGGCCTGCTCGGGGAGTACCACGCCCTGCTGGTGGCGCATGCCAAGGCCGTCTGCCGTCCGCGGCCGCTGTGCGGAGAGTGTTGCCTGCGTCTGCGCTGTCCGACGGGAGCATCAGTCGGGGAGGGGGGGACTCCCGCGAAGGCGCAAGGCTCGCGAAGAAAAAGGCGGACTGAGTGAGCCCGCGAACCCTGCGCTCCGGCGCGGGGCACATCCCGGCCGGGACGACCCCGGGTTCACGTCCGCCCGTTGCGGCGGTCAGGCGCCGCTGGTGAGGGCGGCCCGGGATATCTGGACGGCCAGTCCCCGCAGGCGGTTGGGCAGGTGGAGATTGCCGCCATAGAGGACGAGGACCCGGCGGGGCTCCGTTTCGTTGGTGGCGATGGCCTCTATCCGCTTCACGATGTCGGGCTGCTTCAGCTCCTTCCCGAGCTCGGGCAGCAGGAATACGCCGTACTGCCTGCGGTCGTGGATGTAGTCGAGGGCGTCACTGAGCCGGGACGTCTCCGGGATGGGAATGAATTCGGCGGTGAGACGCCGCAGACCCTGCTCCGGGAGCCACTGGTAGCTGGCCTTGCCGGTGCTGCGGTCCAGGTGCTCGAACAACTCGAGCAGAGCGCCGACGTCGGTCTCCTCGAACAGGATGAAG is from Thioalbus denitrificans and encodes:
- a CDS encoding tryptophan--tRNA ligase translates to METVVTNVPTQHQRVLSGMRPTGRLHLGHYHGVLKNWVKLQHEFDCFLFVADWHALTTHYEEPEVIEKNVWDMVIDWLAAGINPGSARIFIQSRIPEHAELHLLLSMITPLGWLERVPTYKDQQEKLKDRDLATYGFLGYPVLMSSDILMYKAGLVPVGEDQISHLEVTRELARRFNHLYGREPGFEEKAEAASAKMGKKNAKLYRELRRRYQEQGDQEALERAHALLESQQNITLGDRERLFGYLEGGGRIILPEPQPLLTRASKMPGLDGQKMSKSYGNTIALREDPQAVEQKLRTMPTDPARVRRTDPGDPDKCPVWQFHEIYTDDATRAWVREGCTTAGIGCLDCKRPVIDAVLAEQAPIAERAREFEADPKLVRNLVAEGCEAARDVARATIEEVRAAMGLAYR
- a CDS encoding segregation and condensation protein A, with translation MSEVPGQQAQQEEMPFAIVQGTPVIKLPQDLYIPPDALEVFLEAFEGPLDLLLYLIKRQNLDILNIPIAAVTHQYLQYVELMQGMRLELAAEYLVMAAVLAEIKSRMLLPRPAESEEEGEDPRAELVRRLQEYERYKKAGEDIDEMPRLGRDTWTVVAEPPVYESARRHPDVDMRELLLAFREVLHRAEMFTSHHIQREALSVRERMSIVLERLNSDQFADFSSLFTLEEGRMGVVVTFLAILELIKESLIEMIQTDAFGPIHVKVVGARS
- the rluB gene encoding 23S rRNA pseudouridine(2605) synthase RluB: MSEKLQKVLARAGFGSRRQMETWIEAGRVTVDGSPARLGDRVGDEADIRVDGQPVSLRQRQEDRTRVLIYHKPEGEVCSRSDPDGRPTVFDRLPRLGIGRWISVGRLDVNTSGLLLLTNDGTLANRMMHPSTGLEREYAVRVLGLPGPEALQQLVQGVELEDGSARFERLMEAGGSGANRWYHVVLTEGRKREVRRLWEAVGATVSRLIRVRYGALKLPPRLRPGRWEELDAPAVAALRAQIGMAAEAPAAPPRTPRRRTGPARGQHVRRR
- a CDS encoding endonuclease III domain-containing protein, yielding MCGGAEPGAGPVPPGASPSTAPTLGELYDRLLAAYGPQHWWPGDGPFEVLVGAVLTQNTAWRNVERALEGLRAAGALNPGAIAAASPDRLAAWIRSAGTHNVKAARLQGLCRWFLDSGGFTALARLPLPQLREALLSVRGVGPETADDILLYAFGQPVFVIDAYTRRILGRLGLARGDEGYEPLRRSMESGLPADPGLLGEYHALLVAHAKAVCRPRPLCGECCLRLRCPTGASVGEGGTPAKAQGSRRKRRTE